The Nitrospira sp. genome window below encodes:
- a CDS encoding MBL fold metallo-hydrolase has product MKLTFHGAARSVTGSRHLLEVPGFRLLLDCGMFQGRREEAARRNRDLGFETKSLGAVLLSHAHIDHSGALPMLPRQGFSGKVYLTRASADLTGIMLEDSARVQANDCRYVNKQERRRGKTCIRPLYDGEDVRRIVRRFEGERYGDQLKIAPRITASFHDAGHILGSAAVRMKYTARGNTTTLLFSGDLGRSHMPILRDPEPPPPCDVLILESTYGDRMHEQLGEEMKKKAQDLLDHARTHKSKIIVPAFAVGRTQELVMRIKELVGEGRADPVPIYIDSPLADKATEVFKRHPECYDDETIKTFSSGEDLFSSRYIHFVSSSEDSKRLNAMRGPCVIISSSGMCEGGRIIHHLKHAIQDEATIIVFVGFQAEHTLGRKLVEGWDVVPIFGVPTPRRAQIVRFNGLSAHADRNDLLAYVRAIHPPPSSIFIVHGEEKQALSLGAAIQAEHPTIDVRIPHQSSTYDI; this is encoded by the coding sequence ATGAAACTCACATTCCATGGTGCCGCTCGCTCCGTCACCGGGAGTCGGCATCTATTGGAGGTGCCGGGCTTCCGGCTGCTGCTCGATTGCGGAATGTTTCAGGGCCGCCGAGAAGAAGCGGCCCGCCGAAACCGAGACTTGGGGTTTGAGACAAAATCCCTGGGCGCCGTCTTGCTCTCGCACGCCCATATCGACCATTCCGGTGCCCTCCCGATGTTGCCGCGGCAAGGCTTTTCCGGGAAAGTCTACCTCACCAGAGCGTCAGCCGATCTCACTGGCATCATGCTCGAGGATTCCGCTCGTGTACAAGCAAACGACTGCCGCTATGTCAACAAACAAGAGCGTCGACGTGGGAAGACCTGCATTCGGCCATTATATGATGGGGAGGACGTCCGGAGGATCGTCCGACGGTTTGAGGGAGAACGGTACGGCGATCAGCTTAAGATCGCACCTCGGATCACCGCATCGTTTCATGATGCAGGCCACATCTTGGGATCGGCTGCCGTCAGAATGAAATATACGGCGCGCGGCAATACCACCACACTCTTGTTCAGCGGCGACCTGGGTCGATCTCATATGCCCATCTTGCGCGACCCTGAGCCGCCGCCTCCCTGCGACGTGTTGATTCTCGAATCTACATATGGCGACCGCATGCATGAACAGCTCGGCGAGGAGATGAAGAAGAAGGCGCAGGATCTCCTCGACCATGCGCGGACCCACAAGAGCAAGATCATCGTGCCGGCCTTTGCCGTGGGGCGGACACAGGAATTGGTCATGCGGATCAAGGAGCTGGTCGGTGAAGGCCGCGCGGACCCGGTTCCGATCTACATCGACTCACCCCTGGCCGATAAAGCTACGGAGGTCTTCAAACGACATCCTGAGTGCTATGACGACGAAACCATCAAGACCTTCTCATCCGGTGAGGATCTCTTCTCCTCCCGCTACATCCATTTCGTGTCATCTTCTGAGGACAGTAAGCGGCTTAACGCCATGCGCGGCCCCTGTGTCATCATTTCTTCCTCCGGGATGTGCGAGGGGGGACGTATCATTCATCATCTCAAACATGCTATTCAAGACGAAGCGACTATCATCGTGTTTGTCGGCTTTCAAGCGGAACATACGCTCGGGCGAAAGCTCGTCGAAGGCTGGGACGTCGTCCCTATCTTCGGCGTGCCGACGCCAAGACGGGCTCAGATCGTCAGGTTCAATGGTCTGTCGGCACATGCCGACCGGAATGATCTCTTGGCATACGTACGAGCCATCCACCCACCACCCAGCAGCATTTTCATCGTACACGGCGAAGAGAAACAGGCTCTCTCCCTCGGCGCAGCGATCCAGGCGGAACACCCGACCATCGATGTACGGATTCCACATCAGAGTAGTACGTATGACATCTAG
- a CDS encoding P1 family peptidase, whose protein sequence is MTSRSLQFVAMGGRHAARLLALSCAAGLLAGCLTPAAAEPNQERHRLRELGIVVGQYPPGPLNAITDIAGVKVGHTTLISGVGPLKPGQGPIRTGVTVIIPRDDVWHKKVPAGSFVLNGTGEMTGLAWVAESGFLEYPVALTNTLNVPRVANGVMSWMIRQYPEIGISDDTLTPVVAECDDGRLNDIQGRHVSEEHVLAALDGATSGSVAEGTVGAGTGMVSYGFKGGIGTSSRTVSDKEGGYRVGVLVNANHGRRPELMVAGVPVGKLYDPPQQVSEAVVPGQSEGSIIIVIATDAPLDGRQLTRLAKHAALGLARTGSTVRHGSGDFILAFSTANVIPHYPTAPTYNLTHLADPHLNPLFAATVEATEEAILNALTTATTVTGRDNHRIEAIDLTRLTTLLAESR, encoded by the coding sequence ATGACATCTAGGTCTCTACAGTTCGTCGCAATGGGTGGCCGACATGCGGCTAGGCTGCTGGCCCTATCCTGCGCCGCTGGCCTGCTTGCCGGTTGTCTCACCCCTGCCGCAGCAGAACCGAACCAGGAACGCCACCGTCTGCGTGAATTGGGGATCGTCGTCGGACAATATCCTCCCGGTCCCCTCAACGCGATTACCGACATTGCAGGCGTAAAGGTCGGCCATACCACGTTGATCTCAGGCGTGGGCCCCTTAAAGCCCGGGCAGGGCCCTATTCGCACGGGTGTGACGGTCATCATTCCGCGCGACGACGTCTGGCACAAGAAGGTTCCGGCAGGCTCGTTCGTCCTCAATGGTACCGGTGAGATGACCGGCCTCGCCTGGGTGGCCGAGTCGGGTTTTCTTGAATATCCCGTCGCACTCACCAATACGCTCAACGTTCCACGCGTGGCCAACGGCGTGATGAGCTGGATGATCAGGCAATATCCGGAGATCGGCATTTCCGACGATACGCTCACACCAGTCGTGGCCGAATGCGATGACGGCCGATTGAACGATATTCAGGGGCGCCACGTGTCCGAGGAGCATGTCCTGGCGGCGCTCGACGGTGCCACCAGCGGGTCGGTGGCGGAAGGCACGGTCGGCGCCGGCACGGGCATGGTGTCTTATGGATTCAAAGGCGGAATCGGCACGTCATCGAGAACAGTATCCGACAAGGAAGGTGGCTATAGGGTGGGAGTCCTGGTCAACGCGAACCACGGACGAAGACCGGAACTGATGGTCGCTGGGGTCCCTGTCGGAAAGCTCTATGATCCGCCACAACAGGTCTCCGAAGCAGTCGTGCCTGGCCAGAGCGAAGGGTCCATCATCATCGTGATCGCTACCGATGCGCCGCTGGATGGGCGCCAGCTCACCAGGCTGGCCAAGCATGCGGCGCTCGGTCTGGCCCGCACCGGCTCGACGGTGCGCCACGGAAGCGGGGATTTCATACTGGCTTTCTCCACAGCCAACGTGATTCCACACTACCCGACAGCTCCTACCTACAACTTGACGCATCTCGCCGACCCTCATCTGAATCCGCTCTTCGCGGCGACGGTCGAGGCCACCGAAGAGGCCATTCTCAATGCACTCACCACGGCCACCACGGTGACCGGCCGCGACAATCACCGCATCGAAGCCATTGACCTCACCCGACTCACAACCTTGCTCGCCGAATCACGTTGA